Proteins from a genomic interval of Pseudomonas anuradhapurensis:
- a CDS encoding lipopolysaccharide biosynthesis protein, whose translation MSTFSSQPGVERGAFCSFEACRNTQQGPVVILASGASARHFPLAEFAHLPIIAMNGSVAMTAEHAIRPFFYLCTDKSFREQQPALFATALRDSERLALWPEQYAGAEVPASTACYALHKADAPGLLGGLRGHGDSYVCSRALWSKRARSIAFSKDLAQGFYDARTVAYVALQLAYHLGFDKVLLVGVDLDQTAGRFYESGQGQRSPCGLDQHWDSRILPSLTLMAREVVNEHFQVYNLSATSRIPAELIPKVDLEQARRIAGCAIA comes from the coding sequence CCAGCAGGGCCCTGTCGTGATTCTGGCCTCGGGTGCTTCAGCCAGGCACTTCCCGCTGGCCGAGTTCGCCCACCTGCCGATCATCGCCATGAACGGCTCGGTGGCCATGACCGCCGAGCACGCTATCAGGCCGTTCTTCTACCTGTGCACGGACAAGAGCTTTCGCGAGCAGCAGCCGGCCTTGTTCGCCACTGCCCTGCGCGACAGCGAACGCCTGGCACTGTGGCCGGAGCAATATGCCGGTGCCGAGGTGCCAGCCAGCACCGCGTGCTATGCCTTGCACAAGGCTGACGCACCGGGGCTGCTGGGCGGTTTGCGCGGCCATGGTGACAGCTACGTGTGCAGCCGCGCACTGTGGAGCAAGCGTGCCCGCTCGATTGCCTTCAGCAAGGACCTGGCCCAGGGCTTCTACGATGCCCGCACGGTGGCCTACGTCGCCTTGCAACTGGCCTATCACCTGGGCTTCGACAAGGTGCTGCTGGTCGGGGTGGACCTCGACCAGACCGCTGGCCGCTTCTATGAGAGCGGCCAGGGCCAGCGTTCGCCGTGCGGGCTGGACCAGCACTGGGACAGCCGCATCCTGCCGTCGCTGACGTTGATGGCCAGGGAGGTGGTCAACGAACACTTCCAGGTCTACAACCTGTCGGCAACTTCGCGCATTCCAGCCGAGCTGATCCCCAAGGTCGATCTCGAGCAGGCACGGCGCATCGCCGGCTGCGCGATTGCCTGA
- a CDS encoding methylated-DNA--[protein]-cysteine S-methyltransferase, whose product MSSAFTFMQSPVGTLTLVARGECLAAVLWEAERENRVRLGALHRDDQCPVLLETARQLGEYFAGKRQRFDLALDFAGTEFQRQVWAALLEIPFGETRSYSDIARHIGNPAAVRAVGAANGRNPISIIAPCHRVIGASGSLTGFAGGLAAKQYLLALEGRQSLALDL is encoded by the coding sequence ATGTCCAGCGCCTTCACCTTCATGCAATCTCCCGTCGGCACCTTGACCCTGGTGGCCCGTGGCGAGTGCCTGGCAGCCGTACTGTGGGAGGCGGAGCGGGAAAACCGTGTGCGTCTCGGCGCCTTGCACCGCGACGACCAGTGCCCGGTATTGCTGGAAACCGCCCGCCAGCTCGGTGAATACTTTGCCGGCAAGCGCCAGCGTTTCGACCTGGCGCTGGATTTTGCCGGCACCGAATTCCAGCGCCAGGTATGGGCCGCGCTGCTGGAGATACCCTTTGGTGAAACGCGCAGCTACAGCGACATTGCCCGGCACATCGGCAACCCTGCCGCGGTGCGTGCGGTCGGTGCTGCCAATGGCCGCAACCCGATCTCGATCATCGCCCCATGCCACCGCGTGATCGGCGCCTCGGGCAGCCTGACCGGGTTTGCCGGCGGCCTGGCGGCCAAGCAGTACCTGTTGGCGCTGGAGGGGCGGCAAAGCCTGGCGCTGGACCTGTAG
- a CDS encoding carbon-nitrogen hydrolase family protein — MKLCAVQLASLKGDVPANLERHLACIDQAAALGAQLVVFPELSLSGYEPTLAQQTALAVNAAQLDPLQAACDRLGISVAVGLPLPAAEGIRIGMPIFSPGVPRQAYAKQRLHDDELPWFTPGDQALLLQLGAHRIAPAICYESMFMAHAASAREQGADLYLVSVAKTAKGIREGYAHYPKLARQLAMPVLLANCVGPADTFIGAGGSAAWDSQGRLLANLDDRNEGLIVLDTSTASAMAVPLSRHSP, encoded by the coding sequence ATGAAGCTGTGCGCCGTACAACTGGCATCGCTCAAGGGCGATGTGCCAGCCAACCTCGAACGCCACCTGGCCTGCATCGACCAGGCTGCCGCCCTTGGCGCGCAACTGGTAGTGTTCCCTGAACTGTCGCTGAGCGGCTATGAGCCAACCCTTGCGCAACAGACCGCGTTGGCCGTCAATGCTGCGCAACTCGACCCGCTGCAGGCCGCCTGTGACCGGCTTGGCATCAGCGTAGCCGTGGGCCTGCCGCTGCCGGCAGCCGAGGGTATCCGCATCGGCATGCCGATCTTCAGCCCCGGTGTACCGCGCCAGGCTTATGCCAAGCAGCGGCTGCATGACGATGAACTGCCCTGGTTCACCCCGGGCGACCAGGCCTTGCTGCTGCAACTGGGGGCACACCGGATAGCGCCAGCAATCTGTTACGAATCGATGTTCATGGCCCATGCGGCCAGCGCGCGGGAGCAAGGTGCCGACCTTTACCTGGTCAGCGTGGCGAAAACCGCCAAAGGCATTCGCGAGGGCTACGCACACTACCCCAAACTGGCTCGGCAACTGGCTATGCCGGTGTTGCTGGCCAACTGCGTAGGGCCGGCCGACACATTCATCGGCGCGGGTGGTTCGGCGGCCTGGGACAGCCAAGGGCGCCTGCTGGCCAACCTGGATGATCGTAACGAAGGGTTGATAGTGCTGGACACCAGCACCGCCAGTGCCATGGCTGTACCCCTGAGCCGGCACTCGCCATGA
- a CDS encoding metallophosphoesterase, which yields MERFRRVAANTRGRDLAVGDIHGHFQRLQACLEAVGFDPAVDRLFSVGDLVDRGPHSEAVLDWLAQPWLHAVQGNHEALAITRLRGGRLDLDMYRAAGGGWFLDLPPGEQLRFVERFEQLPIALEVETANGPVGLLHADSPFADWELLRTWLELDDDPEVLEVCQWSRRRLKEGDTRPVKGLRALLVGHTPVLRAKQLGNVWHLDTGGWASGHFSLMDLATLQLLSAAPGAATAPWPTPPA from the coding sequence ATGGAACGCTTTCGGCGGGTGGCTGCCAATACCCGCGGGCGGGACCTGGCGGTGGGCGATATCCACGGTCACTTCCAGCGCCTGCAGGCATGCCTTGAGGCGGTCGGGTTCGACCCGGCGGTGGACCGCCTGTTCAGTGTCGGTGACCTGGTCGACCGCGGGCCGCACAGCGAGGCAGTGCTGGACTGGCTGGCGCAGCCCTGGCTGCATGCGGTGCAGGGTAACCACGAAGCCTTGGCGATCACCCGCCTGCGCGGTGGGCGGCTCGACCTGGACATGTATCGCGCGGCCGGCGGCGGCTGGTTTCTCGACCTGCCGCCGGGGGAGCAGTTGCGTTTCGTCGAACGCTTCGAGCAACTGCCGATCGCCCTGGAGGTGGAAACCGCCAACGGCCCGGTTGGCCTGCTGCATGCCGACAGTCCGTTTGCCGACTGGGAGCTGTTGCGTACCTGGCTGGAGCTGGATGACGACCCCGAGGTGCTGGAGGTGTGCCAGTGGTCGCGGCGGCGCTTGAAGGAAGGCGACACCCGGCCGGTGAAGGGCTTGCGGGCCTTGCTGGTCGGCCACACGCCGGTATTGCGGGCGAAACAGCTGGGGAATGTCTGGCACCTGGATACCGGGGGTTGGGCCAGCGGCCATTTCAGCCTCATGGACCTGGCCACGCTGCAGCTGCTCAGCGCTGCGCCAGGTGCAGCAACAGCGCCATGGCCAACACCACCAGCATGA
- a CDS encoding LysE family translocator: protein MQPFLIVALAHFLALLSPGPDFFLVARTSINSGWRVASGACLGIALANGMFIVVAFTGLSVLQQGSLLFSTLQLAGAGYLLYLGVLFLRHAGQPSLGSVAGNQAVAGWWRSLGTGFLSGVLNPKNGLFYASLASMFSSASAGWKAACAVWMFSIVLLWDLLVAVAIGNPLVLRRFARSLPWLERASGVMLVVLAMALLLHLAQR, encoded by the coding sequence ATGCAGCCGTTCCTGATCGTCGCCCTCGCCCACTTCCTCGCCCTGCTTTCCCCCGGCCCGGACTTCTTCCTGGTCGCGCGCACCTCGATCAACAGTGGCTGGCGGGTTGCCAGCGGCGCCTGCCTGGGTATCGCCCTGGCCAATGGCATGTTCATCGTCGTGGCCTTCACCGGCCTGTCGGTGCTCCAGCAAGGCAGCCTGCTGTTCAGCACCCTGCAACTGGCCGGTGCCGGCTACCTGTTGTACCTCGGCGTGCTGTTCCTGCGCCACGCCGGGCAACCCAGCCTGGGCAGCGTGGCCGGTAACCAGGCCGTGGCAGGCTGGTGGCGCAGCCTGGGCACGGGTTTTCTGTCGGGCGTGCTCAACCCCAAGAACGGGTTGTTCTATGCCAGCCTGGCCAGCATGTTCAGCAGCGCCAGTGCCGGCTGGAAAGCAGCCTGCGCCGTGTGGATGTTCAGCATCGTGCTGCTGTGGGACCTGCTGGTGGCCGTGGCCATCGGCAACCCCTTGGTGTTGCGCCGTTTCGCCCGCAGCCTGCCGTGGCTGGAACGGGCCTCGGGGGTCATGCTGGTGGTGTTGGCCATGGCGCTGTTGCTGCACCTGGCGCAGCGCTGA
- a CDS encoding AraC family transcriptional regulator, translating into MPRSHATLWRDPALPHVESRRACHSRACYKAHSHPTFSIGAVDAGVSHFTGAGNGQERLTPGTLVMVPARCVHACNPEPGQAWSYQMLHVAADWLARLRQESALTGEEPGEGPGGPARICRDPEVYRQFCELNRLLFSSASSGEKDAALVAFLGDLDFTAHPPLAPAPALGANALSGLIAAIEGLDPAQLNLDALARKAGVGRYQLIRAFRAATGFTPHAYLVNARVNRGRALLGEGQALAEVAYRLGFADQSHFQRVFKAHVGVTPGQYRGAE; encoded by the coding sequence ATGCCCCGTTCCCATGCCACGCTGTGGCGCGACCCGGCCCTGCCGCATGTCGAAAGCCGCCGCGCCTGCCATAGCCGGGCCTGCTACAAGGCCCATAGCCACCCGACGTTCTCCATCGGTGCGGTGGATGCTGGCGTCAGTCACTTTACCGGCGCTGGTAACGGGCAGGAACGCCTTACGCCCGGAACGCTGGTCATGGTCCCGGCCCGCTGTGTGCATGCCTGCAACCCCGAGCCCGGGCAGGCCTGGAGCTACCAGATGCTGCATGTAGCGGCCGACTGGCTGGCCCGTTTGCGCCAGGAGTCGGCGCTGACCGGTGAAGAACCCGGTGAAGGCCCCGGTGGACCGGCACGCATCTGTCGCGACCCTGAGGTATACCGACAGTTCTGCGAGCTGAACCGGTTACTGTTTTCCAGCGCCAGCAGTGGCGAAAAGGATGCCGCGCTGGTTGCCTTCCTGGGTGACCTGGATTTTACCGCGCATCCACCGCTGGCACCGGCACCCGCCCTGGGGGCGAATGCTTTGAGCGGGTTGATCGCAGCTATAGAGGGCCTTGACCCGGCACAGTTGAATCTCGATGCACTGGCCCGAAAAGCCGGGGTTGGCCGATATCAGTTGATCCGCGCCTTTCGCGCGGCCACTGGCTTTACCCCGCATGCCTACCTGGTCAATGCACGGGTCAACCGTGGCCGGGCGCTGCTGGGTGAAGGGCAGGCGCTGGCAGAGGTCGCCTACCGGCTGGGCTTTGCCGACCAGAGCCATTTCCAGCGGGTGTTCAAGGCCCATGTGGGGGTGACCCCAGGGCAATATCGAGGGGCTGAATAG
- a CDS encoding LysE family translocator, which yields MDLSSLLLFIPACFALNMAPGPNNLLSLHNASRYGLRTACVAGGGRIVAFSGMIALAAMGLAVVLHTSEYLFLAIKVLGAGYLFYIAWQLWRAPVGEALVAADHPRGTWRLARQEFWVAAGNPKAILIFTAFLPQFVSVGSATPVSEQFLWLGVLFLLLEWAAIAIYAGLGAYLQRWFSQPGPRRLFNRISASLLGCAGLGLLAARH from the coding sequence ATGGACCTTTCAAGCCTGCTGCTGTTCATCCCCGCCTGCTTTGCCTTGAACATGGCACCGGGGCCGAACAACCTGCTGTCGCTGCACAACGCCAGCCGCTACGGCCTGCGCACGGCATGTGTGGCCGGTGGCGGGCGCATCGTCGCCTTCAGCGGCATGATCGCCCTGGCTGCCATGGGCCTGGCCGTGGTGCTGCATACCAGCGAGTACCTGTTTCTGGCCATCAAGGTGCTCGGGGCAGGGTACCTGTTCTACATCGCCTGGCAGCTGTGGCGGGCGCCGGTGGGCGAAGCGCTGGTGGCCGCAGATCACCCGCGCGGCACCTGGCGCCTGGCGCGCCAGGAGTTCTGGGTAGCAGCCGGCAACCCCAAGGCGATTCTGATCTTCACCGCCTTCCTGCCGCAGTTCGTCTCGGTCGGCAGTGCCACGCCGGTGAGCGAGCAGTTCCTCTGGCTGGGGGTATTGTTCCTGCTGTTGGAGTGGGCCGCCATCGCCATCTACGCCGGCCTCGGTGCCTACCTGCAGCGCTGGTTCAGCCAGCCCGGCCCACGCCGGCTGTTCAACCGGATCAGCGCCTCCCTGCTGGGCTGTGCCGGCCTCGGCCTGCTGGCTGCGCGCCACTAG
- a CDS encoding peptidylprolyl isomerase encodes MKAQARHILVKTADEAEKLKQRIANGEAFDVLAKKFSTCPSGKRGGDLGEIRPGQMVGAIDQVIFKKPLRVVHGPIKSKFGYHLVQTFYRD; translated from the coding sequence ATGAAAGCCCAAGCCCGCCACATCCTGGTCAAGACCGCTGACGAAGCCGAAAAGCTCAAGCAGCGCATCGCCAATGGCGAGGCTTTCGACGTCCTGGCAAAAAAATTCTCGACCTGCCCCTCAGGCAAGCGCGGCGGTGACCTGGGCGAGATCCGCCCAGGGCAGATGGTCGGCGCCATCGACCAGGTGATTTTCAAGAAGCCCCTGCGCGTGGTCCACGGGCCGATCAAGAGCAAGTTCGGCTATCACCTGGTGCAAACCTTCTATCGCGACTGA
- a CDS encoding acetoacetate--CoA ligase — translation MNDVLWRPSTAQIAASRMDAFRRWVNLRYNLQLDDYHALHRWSIEQRPAFWQTLADYFHVHWHTPPSQVLSEGAQMPDARWFNQATLNFAEHLLRRRDDRPALVSVREDGQRQVLTHAQLAAQVGGLQKAFKAAGIGPGDRVAAIMPNTWQTLVAMLACTGLGAVWSSSSPEFGVHGIIDRFGQIEPRLLIACAGYQYAGKDIDQVDKVNQVCAQLPGLQQLIVVPHTRSGTRGDEFQAANVSLWDEYFQPGGEPCFTPLPFDHPLYILYSSGTTGAPKCIVHRAGGVLLQHLKEHGLHNDLKADDVLFYYTTCGWMMWNWLASGLAVGATLVLYDGSPFHPGPERLLDLIDAEGIQAFGTSAKYLAALEQAGLEPAASHRLTSLRLLLSTGSPLSPHSYDYVYRKVKADLCLASMSGGTDIVSCFVLGNPTLPVRRGEIQCKGLGMAVEVWNEHGQPVLGEKGELVCTHHFPSMPLGFWHDPDGSRYHDAYFSQFPGVWAQGDYAEQRADGGLVIHGRSDAVLNPGGVRIGTAEIYRQVEKVEQVLESVAIGQDWNGDVRVVLFVRLRDGLQLDDALRQQIRQVIRQYTTPRHVPAVIAQVDDIPRTISGKVVELAVRNVVHGLPVKNTDALANPEALEQFRGRKELQS, via the coding sequence ATGAACGATGTGCTCTGGCGCCCCTCCACGGCGCAGATCGCGGCCAGCCGGATGGACGCTTTCCGCCGCTGGGTCAACCTGCGCTACAACCTGCAGCTCGACGACTACCACGCGCTGCACCGCTGGAGCATCGAACAGCGCCCGGCCTTCTGGCAAACCCTCGCCGACTATTTCCACGTTCACTGGCATACCCCGCCGAGCCAGGTGCTCAGCGAAGGTGCGCAAATGCCCGATGCCCGCTGGTTCAACCAGGCCACACTGAACTTCGCCGAACACCTGCTGCGCCGCCGTGATGACCGCCCGGCCCTGGTCAGCGTGCGTGAAGACGGGCAACGCCAGGTACTGACCCATGCCCAGCTGGCAGCTCAGGTGGGCGGGTTGCAAAAAGCCTTCAAGGCAGCCGGCATCGGCCCCGGCGACCGGGTCGCCGCGATCATGCCCAATACCTGGCAAACTCTGGTCGCCATGCTGGCCTGCACTGGCCTCGGCGCCGTCTGGTCCAGTTCGTCGCCCGAGTTCGGTGTACACGGCATCATCGATCGCTTCGGCCAGATCGAACCCAGGCTGCTGATCGCCTGTGCCGGTTACCAATACGCCGGCAAGGACATCGACCAGGTAGACAAGGTCAACCAGGTGTGCGCGCAGTTGCCCGGGCTGCAACAGCTGATCGTGGTCCCCCATACCCGCAGCGGTACGCGTGGCGACGAGTTCCAGGCTGCCAACGTCAGCTTGTGGGACGAGTACTTCCAGCCTGGCGGCGAACCCTGCTTCACCCCACTGCCGTTCGATCATCCGCTGTACATCCTGTATTCCAGCGGCACCACTGGCGCGCCCAAGTGCATCGTCCACCGCGCGGGCGGGGTGTTGTTGCAACACCTCAAGGAACACGGCCTGCACAACGACCTGAAGGCCGATGATGTGCTGTTCTACTACACCACCTGCGGCTGGATGATGTGGAACTGGCTGGCCAGCGGCCTGGCCGTGGGTGCAACGCTGGTGCTGTATGACGGCTCGCCGTTTCACCCGGGCCCCGAACGGCTGCTCGACCTGATCGACGCCGAGGGCATCCAGGCCTTCGGTACCAGTGCCAAGTACCTGGCGGCGCTGGAGCAGGCAGGCCTGGAACCGGCGGCAAGCCATCGCCTGACCAGCTTGCGGCTGTTGCTGTCCACCGGCTCGCCGTTGTCGCCACACAGCTACGATTACGTGTACCGCAAGGTCAAGGCCGACCTGTGCCTGGCGTCCATGTCCGGCGGCACCGACATTGTCTCCTGCTTCGTGCTGGGCAACCCGACCCTGCCGGTGCGCCGTGGCGAAATCCAGTGCAAGGGCCTGGGCATGGCAGTGGAAGTGTGGAACGAGCACGGTCAGCCGGTACTGGGCGAAAAAGGCGAACTGGTGTGCACGCACCATTTCCCGTCAATGCCGCTGGGGTTCTGGCATGACCCGGACGGCAGCCGTTATCACGACGCCTATTTCAGCCAGTTCCCCGGGGTGTGGGCCCAGGGCGACTACGCCGAACAGCGCGCCGACGGTGGGTTGGTGATCCATGGCCGCTCCGATGCCGTGCTCAACCCCGGTGGCGTGCGCATTGGCACGGCGGAGATCTACCGCCAGGTGGAAAAGGTCGAGCAGGTACTGGAAAGCGTGGCCATCGGCCAGGACTGGAACGGCGATGTGCGGGTGGTGCTGTTCGTGCGCCTGCGTGACGGCCTGCAGCTGGACGATGCCCTGCGCCAGCAGATCCGTCAGGTGATCCGTCAGTACACCACGCCGCGCCATGTGCCGGCGGTGATCGCCCAGGTCGATGACATCCCGCGGACCATCAGCGGCAAGGTGGTGGAGCTGGCGGTGCGCAATGTGGTGCATGGCCTGCCAGTGAAGAATACCGACGCCCTGGCCAACCCGGAGGCACTGGAGCAGTTTCGCGGACGCAAGGAATTGCAAAGCTGA
- the eco gene encoding serine protease inhibitor ecotin, with translation MRPTPMTAILTLTLAAATQASATSLKDVAPYPEAEKGFTRQVIHLPAQADESAYQLEILAGKTLQVDCNRQRLGGSLEERTLEGWGYSYYRLDKVSGPASTLMACPDGKHTEAFVPVVGEGFMLRYNSKLPVVVYVPKDVEVRYRIWSASQDVQRAKVE, from the coding sequence ATGCGCCCAACCCCGATGACCGCAATCCTGACCCTGACCCTGGCGGCTGCCACGCAAGCGTCAGCTACCAGCCTGAAAGATGTCGCGCCCTACCCCGAGGCGGAAAAAGGCTTCACCCGGCAAGTCATTCACCTGCCGGCTCAGGCCGATGAATCGGCCTACCAACTGGAAATCCTCGCCGGCAAGACCCTGCAGGTGGACTGCAACCGTCAACGCCTGGGCGGCAGCCTGGAAGAACGTACCCTGGAAGGCTGGGGTTACAGCTACTACCGCCTGGACAAGGTCAGCGGCCCGGCCAGCACCCTGATGGCCTGCCCGGATGGCAAGCACACCGAGGCCTTCGTGCCGGTGGTCGGTGAAGGCTTCATGCTGCGCTACAACAGCAAACTGCCGGTGGTGGTGTATGTGCCCAAGGATGTCGAAGTGCGCTACCGCATCTGGAGCGCATCGCAGGACGTGCAAAGGGCTAAAGTAGAGTAA
- the hbdH gene encoding 3-hydroxybutyrate dehydrogenase, translated as MTLNGKTALVTGSTSGIGLGIAQVLARAGANIVLNGFGDPTAALAEIARYGVKGVHHPADLSDVAQIEALFTQAEQAFGGVDILVNNAGIQHVAPVEQFPPESWDKIIALNLSAVFHGTRLALPGMRTRNWGRIINIASVHGLVGSTGKAAYVAAKHGVVGLTKVVGLETATSNVTCNAICPGWVLTPLVQKQIDDRAANGGDPLQAQHDLLAEKQPSLAFVTPEHLGELVLFLCSEAASQVRGAAWNVDGGWLAQ; from the coding sequence ATGACCCTCAACGGCAAGACTGCACTCGTGACCGGTTCGACCAGCGGCATCGGCCTGGGCATTGCCCAGGTGCTGGCCCGCGCGGGCGCCAACATCGTGCTCAATGGCTTTGGCGACCCGACGGCGGCGCTGGCCGAGATCGCCCGGTACGGGGTGAAGGGGGTCCATCACCCGGCCGACCTGTCGGACGTGGCCCAGATCGAGGCGCTGTTCACCCAGGCCGAGCAGGCGTTCGGCGGCGTCGACATCCTCGTCAACAACGCCGGGATCCAGCATGTGGCGCCGGTGGAGCAGTTTCCGCCAGAAAGCTGGGACAAGATCATCGCCCTCAACCTGTCAGCCGTGTTTCACGGTACACGGCTGGCCTTGCCTGGCATGCGCACCCGCAACTGGGGACGCATCATCAACATCGCTTCGGTGCATGGCCTGGTCGGCTCGACCGGCAAGGCGGCCTATGTGGCGGCCAAGCACGGCGTGGTCGGCCTGACCAAGGTGGTGGGCCTGGAAACCGCCACCAGCAACGTCACCTGCAATGCCATCTGCCCAGGCTGGGTGCTGACCCCGCTGGTGCAGAAGCAGATCGACGATCGTGCCGCCAACGGCGGCGATCCGCTACAAGCGCAACATGATCTGCTGGCTGAAAAGCAACCCTCACTGGCCTTCGTTACCCCCGAGCACCTGGGCGAGCTGGTACTATTCCTGTGCAGCGAGGCCGCAAGCCAGGTTCGCGGTGCCGCGTGGAACGTCGATGGTGGCTGGTTGGCCCAGTGA
- a CDS encoding GntP family permease: MTVLIALAALALLMLAAYRGYSVILFAPIAALGAVLLTDPSAVAPAFTGVFMEKMVGFIKLYFPVFLLGAVFGKLIELSGFSRSIVAAAIRVLGTRQAMLVIVLVCALLTYGGVSLFVVVFAVYPFAAEMFRQSNIPKRLIPATIALGAFSFTMDALPGTPQIQNIIPSTFFNTTAWAAPWLGLIGTLFVFCAGMAYLQRQRNKAQRAGEGYGSNLRNEPETAADLALPNPWLALSPLLLVGVMNLLFTHWIPQWYGPSHSLQLPGMSAPVQSDVAKLTAIWAVQAALLVGILMVLVCAFGAIRTRLAEGSKSAVAGALLAAMNTASEYGFGAVIASLPGFLVLADALRGIPNPLVNEAITVTLLAGITGSASGGMSIALAAMGDSFIAAANAANIPLEVLHRVAAMASGGMDTLPHNGAVITLLAVTGLTHREAYKDIFGITLIKTLAVFVVIATFYATGIV; encoded by the coding sequence ATGACCGTGCTCATCGCCCTCGCCGCCTTGGCCCTGCTGATGCTCGCCGCCTACCGTGGCTACAGCGTAATCCTCTTCGCCCCGATCGCCGCCCTCGGCGCCGTGCTGCTCACCGACCCGTCTGCCGTAGCGCCTGCTTTCACCGGGGTGTTCATGGAAAAAATGGTCGGTTTCATCAAACTCTACTTCCCGGTGTTCCTGCTGGGGGCGGTGTTCGGCAAGCTGATCGAGCTGTCGGGCTTCTCCCGCTCGATCGTCGCCGCGGCCATCCGCGTGCTCGGCACCCGCCAGGCGATGCTGGTGATCGTGCTGGTCTGCGCCCTGCTCACCTACGGCGGTGTTTCGCTATTCGTGGTGGTGTTCGCGGTGTACCCGTTCGCCGCCGAGATGTTCCGCCAGAGCAACATCCCCAAACGACTGATTCCGGCCACCATCGCCCTGGGCGCATTCTCGTTCACCATGGACGCCCTGCCCGGCACCCCGCAGATCCAGAACATCATCCCCAGCACCTTCTTCAACACCACTGCCTGGGCCGCGCCCTGGCTGGGCCTGATCGGCACGCTGTTCGTGTTCTGTGCGGGCATGGCCTACCTGCAGCGCCAGCGCAACAAGGCGCAACGTGCCGGTGAAGGCTACGGCAGCAACTTGCGCAACGAACCGGAAACCGCCGCCGACCTGGCCTTGCCCAACCCCTGGCTGGCCTTGTCGCCGCTGCTGCTGGTGGGCGTTATGAACCTGCTCTTCACCCACTGGATCCCGCAATGGTACGGCCCCAGCCACAGCCTGCAGCTGCCCGGCATGAGCGCGCCGGTGCAAAGCGACGTGGCCAAGCTGACGGCGATCTGGGCGGTGCAGGCGGCCTTGCTGGTGGGCATCCTGATGGTTTTGGTGTGTGCCTTCGGCGCCATTCGCACACGCCTGGCCGAAGGCAGCAAGAGTGCCGTGGCCGGCGCCTTGCTGGCAGCCATGAACACCGCCTCGGAATACGGTTTTGGTGCGGTGATCGCCTCGCTGCCGGGCTTCCTGGTACTGGCCGACGCCCTGCGCGGCATCCCCAACCCGCTGGTCAACGAGGCCATCACCGTGACCTTGCTGGCCGGTATCACCGGGTCTGCCTCGGGCGGCATGAGCATCGCCCTGGCGGCCATGGGCGACAGTTTCATCGCCGCGGCCAATGCCGCCAACATTCCGCTGGAAGTGCTGCACCGGGTAGCGGCCATGGCCAGCGGCGGCATGGACACCCTGCCGCACAATGGCGCAGTCATCACCTTGCTGGCGGTGACCGGGCTGACCCACCGCGAGGCTTACAAGGATATTTTCGGTATTACCCTGATCAAGACCCTGGCGGTGTTCGTGGTCATCGCCACGTTCTATGCCACTGGTATCGTCTAA